One genomic segment of Impatiens glandulifera chromosome 6, dImpGla2.1, whole genome shotgun sequence includes these proteins:
- the LOC124942486 gene encoding oligopeptide transporter 7-like, translating into MTISEEITSPLIDQSKQVQVNASSSNKPDSNELELLNSSVEQVSLTVPITDDPTLPAVTFRMWVLGILACMILSFLNQFFWYRREPLSISSISAQIAVVPIGHLMAAVLTRRVFFQGSKWEFSLNSGPFNVKEHVLITILANSGADSVYAIHVVTAVKVFYKKNLNFGVALIVVVTTQILGFGWAGIFRRYLVEPAAMWWPQNLVQVSLFRALHDKEERPKEGLTRNQFFIMSFICSFAYYIFPGYLFPMLSSISWLCWVFPDSILAHQLGSGLKGLGIGAIGLDWSSISSYIKSPFASPWFATANIGAGFFLVMYVITPITYWLNIYNAKTFPIFSDGLFTSSGQKYNITAIVDQNFHIDLDAYNREGRLYISTFFAITYALSFACLTATIVHVFIFHGSDLWQQSKSALNEKKVDVHTKLMQRYKQVPEWWFISILLLNIVATIFACEYYKDQLQLPWWGVLLACGLAFSFTLPIGVITATTNQTPGLNVITEYIIGYIYPGYPVANMCFKVYGYISMKQGITFLQDFKLGHYMKIPPRTMFMAQLVGTMVSAMAHLLTAWWLMDTIPDICDRAVLPSGSPWTCPGDHVFYDASVIWGLIGPRRIFGDLGYYSAINWFFLIGAMAPILVWIASKCFPSQGWIKFISMPVLLSATINMPPATAVNYTSWLLIGFLSGFVAYRYYRNWWSRHNYVLSGALDAGLAFMAVLLYLCLDMQHVSLDWWGNHPDGCPLASCPTANGIVVKGCPNYETHI; encoded by the exons ATGACGATTTCTGAAGAAATCACTTCTCCCCTGA TTGATCAATCTAAACAAGTTCAAGTCAATGCTTCCAGCTCCAACAAACCAGATTCCAATGAATTAGAATTGTTAAACTCATCAGTAGAACAAGTATCATTAACAGTTCCAATCACAGACGATCCAACTTTACCAGCAGTAACTTTTCGAATGTGGGTACTTGGAATATTAGCTTGTATGATTCTCTCTTTCCTCAATCAATTCTTTTGGTACCGTCGTGAACCACTTTCAATCTCATCAATTTCTGCCCAAATTGCTGTGGTTCCAATCGGACATCTCATGGCTGCGGTCTTAACTCGTCGAGTATTCTTTCAAGGGAGTAAATGGGAGTTTTCGTTGAACTCTGGTCCATTTAATGTGAAGGAACATGTGTTGATTACCATTTTAGCGAACTCTGGGGCTGATAGTGTGTATGCGATTCATGTGGTTACGGCTGTGAAAGTGTTTTATAAGAAGAATTTGAACTTTGGGGTGGCGCTGATTGTGGTTGTAACTACACAGATTTTGGGGTTTGGATGGGCTGGAATATTCCGACGGTATCTTGTTGAACCGGCTGCTATGTGGTGGCCGCAGAATCTTGTTCAGGTTTCTTTGTTCAG GGCATTACATGATAAAGAGGAAAGACCAAAAGAAGGATTAACAAGGAACCAATTCTTCATAATGAGCTTCATTTGTAGTTTTGCATACTATATCTTTCCTGGTTATCTCTTCCCAATGCTAAGCTCAATTTCATGGCTATGTTGGGTTTTTCCCGACTCTATTCTCGCCCATCAACTAGGCTCTGGTCTGAAAGGACTTGGCATAGGTGCCATTGGCCTCGATTGGTCCAGCATTTCATCCTACATCAAAAGCCCATTTGCCAGTCCATGGTTTGCCACAGCCAACATTGGTGCAGGCTTCTTCCTAGTGATGTATGTCATCACTCCAATCACATATTGGCTTAACATCTATAATGCCAAGACTTTCCCCATTTTCTCAGATGGCCTATTCACCTCCTCCGGTCAAAAATACAACATAACAGCCATAGttgatcaaaattttcatattgaTTTGGATGCTTACAATCGTGAGGGGCGTCTTTATATAAGCACATTTTTTGCCATCACTTATGCTCTTAGTTTTGCTTGTTTGACCGCCACAATCGTGCATGTTTTCATCTTCCATGGAAGTGATCTATGGCAACAAAGTAAGTCTGCCCTTAATGAAAAGAAAGTTGATGTTCATACAAAGCTTATGCAGAGGTATAAACAAGTCCCGGAATGGTGGTTCATTTCTATACTCCTTTTGAACATTGTGGCTACCATTTTTGCATGCGAATACTACAAAGATCAATTGCAGCTCCCATGGTGGGGTGTCTTGCTAGCTTGTGGCCTAGCTTTCTCTTTTACCCTTCCCATTGGAGTTATAACCGCGACAACCAATCAG ACTCCAGGATTAAATGTGATAACCGAATACATTATCGGGTATATTTATCCTGGTTATCCGGTTGCAAACATGTGCTTTAAAGTGTATGGATACATTAGCATGAAACAGGGGATCACATTCCTTCAAGACTTCAAACTTGGACATTACATGAAGATCCCTCCTAGAACAATGTTCATGGCACAG CTTGTTGGCACAATGGTATCAGCTATGGCTCATCTGTTAACAGCATGGTGGCTAATGGACACGATTCCAGACATATGTGATCGAGCAGTATTACCATCAGGTAGTCCATGGACCTGCCCTGGGGACCATGTGTTCTATGATGCATCGGTCATTTGGGGCTTGATTGGGCCGAGAAGAATTTTCGGTGATTTGGGTTATTATTCAGCGATCAATTGGTTCTTTCTCATAGGAGCTATGGCACCAATTTTGGTTTGGATTGCTTCCAAGTGTTTTCCAAGCCAGGGATGGATAAAGTTTATCTCAATGCCAGTGCTTTTGAGTGCGACAATCAATATGCCTCCAGCAACTGCGGTTAACTACACTAGTTGGTTGTTGATTGGATTCTTGTCGGGCTTTGTGGCTTATCGGTATTATAGGAATTGGTGGAGTCGACATAACTATGTGTTGTCGGGAGCACTCGATGCTGGTCTTGCATTCATGGCGGTTTTGCTTTACTTGTGCTTGGATATGCAACATGTTAGTCTTGATTGGTGGGGTAATCATCCTGATGGATGTCCATTAGCTTCATGTCCAACTGCTAATGGTATTGTGGTTAAAGGGTGTCCAAATTATGAAACTCATATATGA